The Spirosoma foliorum genome has a window encoding:
- a CDS encoding aldo/keto reductase, giving the protein MNYRKLGKTGFTVSEISLGTWQVGGKWGDPFSHDNADRILNEAVDSGINFIDTADVYGDGESEKAVGRLVRSRSEQIFVATKCGRRLQPHTNEAYQPKALRNFVEDSLRNMGLETLDLIQLHCPPTDVYYRPEIFELFDRLKDEGKIQNLGVSVEKVEEGLKAIEFPNVTTVQIIFNMFRQRPAELFFTEASRRDVGIIVRVPLASGLLTGTFSADTSFSATDHRTFNRQGEAFDKGETFSGVDYATGLAAVDELKAVFPADANLAPDALRWILTFDAVSCIIPGASKPAHLSSNLQAMERPAPTPEQMVAIKHIYDERIKNPVHYLW; this is encoded by the coding sequence ATGAACTATCGAAAACTCGGCAAAACCGGCTTTACTGTTTCTGAAATTAGCTTGGGTACCTGGCAGGTGGGTGGCAAATGGGGTGACCCTTTCAGCCACGACAATGCCGACCGTATCCTCAACGAAGCCGTTGATTCTGGCATTAACTTCATCGACACGGCTGATGTGTATGGGGATGGTGAAAGTGAAAAAGCTGTCGGGCGACTGGTCCGTTCGCGATCTGAGCAGATTTTCGTAGCCACCAAATGTGGTCGTCGTTTGCAACCCCATACGAATGAAGCCTATCAGCCTAAAGCGCTTCGAAACTTTGTGGAAGATAGTCTGCGGAATATGGGTCTGGAAACACTCGATCTGATTCAATTACACTGTCCACCAACGGATGTGTATTATCGACCCGAGATTTTCGAACTGTTCGATCGATTGAAAGACGAGGGTAAAATTCAGAACCTGGGGGTTAGTGTTGAGAAAGTCGAGGAAGGGTTGAAAGCCATTGAATTTCCGAACGTCACTACGGTACAAATCATTTTCAACATGTTTCGGCAACGGCCCGCTGAACTCTTTTTCACCGAAGCCAGCCGCCGGGATGTAGGTATTATAGTCCGAGTGCCACTGGCGAGTGGCTTGTTAACCGGTACGTTTAGCGCCGATACATCCTTTTCCGCAACCGATCACCGGACTTTCAATCGGCAGGGCGAAGCGTTCGACAAAGGGGAAACATTTTCGGGTGTAGACTATGCCACTGGACTAGCCGCTGTTGACGAACTAAAAGCCGTTTTTCCTGCTGATGCCAATTTAGCTCCTGATGCCCTCCGCTGGATTTTAACTTTCGACGCGGTAAGCTGCATTATTCCGGGGGCCTCCAAACCAGCCCACCTATCGTCAAACTTGCAGGCGATGGAACGCCCTGCTCCCACTCCAGAGCAGATGGTAGCCATAAAACACATCTATGACGAACGCATCAAAAACCCGGTGCATTATTTGTGGTAA
- a CDS encoding outer membrane beta-barrel protein, which produces MKARFLTIILLVVSLSSAMAQTEKGNRLMGVNVGNIIIPSGSSTTLISLQPTYGWFVANNLVVGAGIPFFYAGTSGNKVTQIGLAPFLRYYFGPSQVKPFLGASIGVINTSVTTNGSSAGSSTDAAYSATGGVAFFINRSVSFDLGVTYTGGDAGSVNSLIAGSPNALIPNVPKAINISLGFQVYFGK; this is translated from the coding sequence ATGAAAGCGAGATTCTTGACAATCATTCTGCTCGTTGTAAGTTTATCGAGCGCCATGGCCCAAACCGAGAAGGGAAATCGTCTGATGGGCGTTAACGTTGGAAATATTATCATTCCAAGTGGAAGCTCCACGACACTGATTAGTCTTCAGCCAACGTATGGCTGGTTTGTCGCTAATAACCTGGTGGTTGGTGCGGGTATACCGTTTTTTTACGCGGGTACTAGTGGAAATAAAGTTACTCAGATTGGATTGGCTCCTTTTTTACGGTATTATTTTGGGCCATCTCAAGTGAAACCATTTTTGGGCGCATCGATTGGTGTCATTAACACGTCGGTCACAACGAATGGATCTTCAGCCGGATCAAGTACCGATGCTGCTTATAGTGCTACAGGGGGCGTTGCCTTTTTTATAAACAGATCGGTGAGTTTCGATTTGGGGGTAACCTATACGGGAGGAGACGCTGGATCTGTCAATAGTCTTATCGCGGGCAGTCCAAACGCACTTATCCCCAACGTTCCGAAAGCCATTAATATCAGTTTAGGCTTCCAGGTTTATTTCGGAAAGTAA
- a CDS encoding PepSY-like domain-containing protein, whose protein sequence is MKTLLVFSCGMALVVGLNACNKTAVDPTADASARTSGVSSTSVTGPHSLTTVDVSSLPAAVTTYITTNYAGATIKDARKDAAGNFLVAITVNSSLKLLLFKADGTFVKEAEMRFGHAPGDSARHHAPGDSAHHHMPGDSTHRPKPTVGDTTHHPRPGGIGADLTEVAVSSLPAAITTYITSNYAGATINKAAQEKTTSDYIVSITTSGKKRGVLLFGSDGTFKKALIGK, encoded by the coding sequence ATGAAAACATTGCTTGTGTTCAGTTGTGGGATGGCGTTGGTAGTGGGGTTGAATGCCTGCAATAAAACGGCGGTTGATCCAACGGCCGATGCTTCGGCTCGGACGAGTGGGGTTAGTAGTACGTCGGTTACGGGGCCGCACAGTCTAACGACGGTTGATGTGTCGAGCTTGCCAGCGGCTGTTACAACCTACATTACGACGAACTATGCGGGGGCTACGATCAAGGATGCCCGGAAAGATGCAGCGGGTAATTTTCTGGTGGCTATTACCGTTAACAGCTCGCTAAAACTCTTGCTCTTTAAAGCAGATGGAACGTTTGTGAAAGAGGCAGAGATGCGATTTGGTCATGCTCCCGGCGACTCAGCCCGTCATCATGCACCTGGTGATTCAGCCCACCATCACATGCCTGGCGATTCGACTCATCGACCCAAGCCAACGGTAGGTGATACTACTCATCATCCTCGTCCGGGTGGCATTGGGGCTGATCTAACAGAAGTGGCGGTATCGAGCCTACCGGCTGCCATCACAACCTACATTACATCCAATTATGCAGGAGCGACGATCAACAAGGCGGCTCAGGAGAAAACAACCAGCGATTATATCGTGTCGATTACGACTTCTGGCAAAAAGCGGGGCGTTCTGCTTTTTGGCTCCGACGGTACGTTTAAGAAAGCGCTGATTGGTAAGTGA
- a CDS encoding circularly permuted type 2 ATP-grasp protein has translation MKKQNTRQSQSQTLNGMTQSQGQASVNFSFSDYQTENFFDEMFVNESQVRDGYAPFQQRVEQLTREDLIGRQHAAERALMSMGITFNVYSEGEGTERIMPIDIIPRVIESAEWNRLEAGLIQRIKAINMFLDDVYNEQRILNDGVVPRDLIESSKSFLPGCLGVRPPKGIWCHITGTDLIRGDDGTMMVLEDNLRCPSGVSYMLENRELIKQTFPEVLTQTGVRPVSDYPTRLLQMLQFIADRPNPTVVVLTPGIYNSAYFEHSYLAQQMGVELVEARDLVVSGGYVKMRTTKGFQIVDVIYRRIDDTFLDPKAFNPDSMIGVPGIFEVYKKGRVALANAPGTGVADDKVIYAYVPRIIKYYLGEEAIIPNVQTYICREEEDCKYVLENIEQLVVKEANEAGGYGMLIGPKATPEEHELFRKKIQENPRNYIAQPTISLSRVPCIVGDHAEGRHVDLRPYILYGDGVNVIPGGLTRVALRKGSLVVNSSQGGGGKDTWVLY, from the coding sequence ATGAAAAAACAAAACACCCGCCAATCCCAGTCTCAGACACTTAATGGCATGACTCAATCGCAGGGTCAGGCAAGCGTTAACTTCTCATTCAGTGATTATCAAACTGAGAATTTTTTCGATGAGATGTTCGTGAACGAGAGCCAGGTTCGCGACGGGTATGCCCCTTTTCAGCAACGTGTTGAGCAACTCACCCGAGAGGACCTTATTGGGCGACAGCACGCAGCCGAACGGGCGCTGATGAGCATGGGAATTACGTTCAATGTATATTCGGAAGGGGAAGGCACAGAGCGGATTATGCCGATTGACATTATTCCGCGGGTCATTGAGTCGGCAGAATGGAACAGACTTGAAGCGGGACTTATCCAGCGAATCAAGGCTATCAATATGTTTCTGGATGATGTGTATAACGAACAGCGAATTCTTAACGATGGCGTTGTTCCGCGCGACCTGATTGAATCCAGCAAATCTTTTCTGCCCGGTTGCCTGGGTGTGCGGCCCCCTAAAGGAATCTGGTGTCACATTACTGGTACTGACCTGATTCGGGGCGACGATGGAACCATGATGGTCCTCGAAGATAACCTTCGCTGTCCATCGGGCGTATCGTACATGCTCGAAAACCGGGAACTGATCAAACAGACGTTTCCCGAAGTTCTGACCCAAACGGGCGTTCGGCCGGTGTCTGACTATCCGACCCGGCTGCTCCAGATGCTCCAGTTCATTGCCGATCGTCCGAACCCAACGGTGGTTGTCTTAACACCGGGCATCTATAATTCAGCGTATTTTGAGCACTCGTATCTGGCCCAGCAAATGGGCGTTGAGCTGGTCGAAGCCCGTGACCTGGTGGTGTCGGGTGGTTATGTAAAAATGCGTACCACCAAAGGCTTCCAGATTGTGGATGTCATTTACCGACGGATCGACGATACGTTCCTTGACCCTAAGGCGTTCAATCCCGATTCCATGATTGGTGTGCCGGGCATTTTTGAAGTCTACAAAAAAGGTCGTGTGGCACTGGCCAATGCCCCCGGAACAGGCGTTGCCGACGATAAAGTGATTTATGCCTACGTACCACGCATCATTAAATATTATTTGGGCGAAGAAGCTATCATTCCAAACGTACAGACCTACATCTGTCGGGAAGAAGAAGACTGCAAGTACGTACTGGAAAACATCGAGCAGTTGGTGGTCAAAGAAGCGAACGAAGCTGGTGGTTACGGCATGTTGATCGGGCCTAAAGCTACGCCCGAAGAACACGAATTATTTCGCAAGAAAATTCAGGAAAATCCACGCAACTACATTGCCCAACCCACGATTTCGCTCTCGCGGGTTCCGTGTATTGTTGGCGACCATGCCGAAGGGCGTCACGTCGATTTACGACCTTATATTCTCTATGGCGATGGGGTCAACGTTATTCCGGGCGGCTTAACGCGGGTTGCCCTTCGCAAAGGCTCGTTGGTCGTCAACTCCTCGCAAGGCGGTGGCGGTAAGGATACATGGGTGTTGTATTAG
- a CDS encoding glycosyltransferase family 2 protein produces the protein MPDLSIIIVNYKTPQLILDCLESVYTYTQNIHFEVLIVDNQSDDNSQAIIQASFPEVRWFQMGYNSGFARANNLGIREAKGRTILLLNSDTLLVDNVLANCVQVLDTQPDVAAVSAIQLQANRQVRPNLYTTFGQMRRAFYILPGGEASERFLNRLMPDPHYSDPNQVEWLSGAFLMTRPSVVAKAGLLDESFFMYGEDVEWGYRLGKQGRLLLLRDQKFVHLEYGSSEDNQQHVVTHINRFKSQVQVSQLLWVRKQYGIGAYLVLMLHYLLMIPVVFIWKIAVNLRDRRRPWADLDNQWAYTKQVEIFFRFFQKTLFNRPGFYKV, from the coding sequence TTGCCTGATCTAAGTATTATCATTGTCAATTACAAGACACCCCAACTCATTCTTGACTGCCTGGAGTCGGTTTATACCTATACGCAGAACATTCACTTTGAGGTATTAATCGTTGACAATCAGTCGGATGATAACAGTCAGGCAATCATTCAGGCATCCTTTCCCGAGGTACGCTGGTTCCAGATGGGCTATAATTCAGGATTCGCGAGGGCCAATAACTTAGGGATTCGGGAGGCCAAAGGGCGTACTATTCTACTACTCAATTCAGACACGTTGCTAGTCGATAATGTGCTGGCGAATTGTGTTCAGGTGCTGGATACACAGCCTGACGTAGCAGCTGTAAGCGCAATCCAGTTACAGGCCAATCGACAGGTTCGCCCCAACTTATATACAACCTTCGGGCAAATGCGCCGGGCCTTCTACATTTTACCCGGTGGAGAAGCTTCCGAGCGATTTCTGAATCGATTGATGCCCGATCCGCATTACTCAGACCCCAATCAGGTCGAGTGGCTTTCGGGAGCCTTTCTGATGACTCGCCCTTCGGTTGTGGCCAAAGCGGGATTGCTGGATGAGAGTTTTTTCATGTATGGCGAAGATGTCGAATGGGGCTATCGCCTGGGAAAACAGGGGAGACTTTTGCTGCTGCGCGATCAAAAATTCGTACACCTGGAATATGGTAGCAGCGAAGACAATCAGCAACATGTGGTTACCCATATCAACCGTTTCAAATCGCAGGTTCAGGTCTCTCAACTACTGTGGGTACGGAAACAGTACGGCATTGGCGCTTATTTAGTCCTCATGCTGCATTACCTTCTCATGATTCCCGTTGTGTTTATCTGGAAAATAGCGGTAAATCTTCGCGATCGACGACGCCCCTGGGCCGATCTGGACAATCAGTGGGCGTATACAAAACAGGTTGAGATCTTCTTCCGATTTTTCCAGAAAACACTGTTCAATCGGCCCGGATTCTATAAAGTTTAA
- a CDS encoding T9SS type B sorting domain-containing protein, whose product MRFVYPIGLLCLLLGAVLLPTVSHATHVRAGEITTKRISTTSLTYKVTFTAYFDELGGKDASTQANAYTICFGDGTTAEVKRDSRRFINGNTSSVDSYTTTHTYPGPGAYTISVTVVNRNKGTINLPPPDQSQEIAFFVSTTILINGSLLTNSTPVMLNPPLDSGRVGQKFCHNPAAFDADGDSLAYRLSVPKTSSATSICLGRNIPAYQDPTRYSTSSEAGGTPTFTINPITGELCWDAPGQAGQYNFAFIIEEWRNGVLIGEITRDMQIIVVDSPNKRPIIQPIPDLCAEAGTLITQPVTATDPDGNRVIITGFGGVFNVGADGAALAPGELISPAYARLINGGLTQAQPATATFSWQTSCVHVRQAPYDVTFKVTDVPPKPTPALVSFQTFRIQVVGPAIKNLTAKPTATANGRAIQLTWDAYTCSSPTTTITIYRKEGCQPDDLPKCVTGVPAGYTKIATVSSTATTYTDTTTLKRGVSYGYRLVAAFSDPNGGINGGVSLSSNKACLELPLLAPVITQVTVDSTNTTTGQITVRWTRPIGLNPGDLGAPYQYRLQRATGLTGTTYTTIATINTNLSPTAPDTLFVDKGNSTSILNTTANAYRYRLEFYYTAANGTLTQLDVTDAASSVRLAATPANRQIVLSWQANTPWSNDGKIHDVYRSRSGPNGPFNKIREVSVTTSPYSFTDDGSDTFTADGNTSRILSADSSYCYRVMTRGQYTDTQLSRLGPLTNYSQILCATPADTTKPCPPVLQVDSLNCASLSPESLCDQSSLTNKLAWTPGTGPTCDPNIASYKIYYGRYRTDTLGVLTSVDAPTQKYDHSGLSTVAGCYYVTAVSKRGLESTPSNKVCVDACPSFVLPNVFTPNGDGKNDVFQPLHCPRFVSNVSFVVYNRWGAKLYETSGPTLAWDGKSLDGVDLPTGLYYYQATVSYAMLDRNSPPQIIKGWVQILREGVSAR is encoded by the coding sequence ATGCGGTTCGTTTACCCAATTGGGCTGTTATGCCTATTGCTAGGAGCGGTGTTGTTGCCCACTGTTAGCCATGCTACGCACGTACGGGCAGGAGAGATTACTACTAAACGAATTTCCACAACCTCACTTACTTATAAAGTTACATTCACGGCCTATTTCGATGAGCTTGGGGGTAAGGACGCATCTACACAAGCCAATGCCTATACAATCTGTTTTGGCGATGGCACTACAGCCGAAGTCAAACGAGACAGTCGAAGATTCATTAATGGAAATACTTCATCTGTTGATTCTTATACCACTACACATACCTATCCCGGGCCCGGCGCTTACACTATCAGTGTAACCGTTGTAAATCGCAATAAAGGGACCATCAACTTACCGCCACCAGATCAATCTCAGGAAATTGCTTTTTTCGTATCAACAACGATCCTGATCAATGGATCTCTGTTGACCAACTCTACCCCCGTCATGCTCAATCCGCCCCTCGATTCGGGGCGGGTGGGCCAGAAGTTCTGTCACAATCCAGCCGCTTTCGACGCTGACGGCGATAGCCTGGCCTACCGATTGAGCGTCCCCAAAACATCCTCAGCAACCAGTATTTGCCTAGGTCGAAACATCCCAGCCTATCAGGACCCTACGCGATACAGCACCTCCAGTGAAGCCGGAGGGACGCCCACCTTTACCATCAACCCCATTACCGGGGAACTTTGCTGGGATGCTCCAGGACAGGCAGGCCAGTATAACTTCGCCTTCATCATCGAAGAATGGCGGAATGGCGTACTTATCGGCGAGATTACCCGGGATATGCAAATCATTGTTGTGGATAGTCCCAACAAACGACCCATTATCCAGCCCATTCCCGACCTCTGCGCCGAGGCAGGCACCCTGATCACCCAACCCGTCACCGCTACTGATCCCGATGGAAACCGGGTCATTATCACCGGCTTTGGGGGCGTCTTCAATGTGGGAGCGGATGGAGCGGCCTTGGCCCCCGGCGAGTTGATCTCCCCCGCCTATGCCCGACTCATCAACGGTGGACTCACCCAGGCACAACCCGCCACGGCCACCTTCAGCTGGCAAACCAGTTGTGTCCATGTACGGCAAGCCCCTTACGATGTGACCTTCAAAGTCACCGATGTACCCCCTAAACCGACCCCCGCGCTGGTCTCTTTCCAGACCTTCCGAATTCAGGTGGTGGGACCTGCCATTAAGAACTTAACCGCCAAACCAACCGCCACTGCCAACGGTAGAGCTATCCAGCTCACCTGGGATGCCTACACCTGTAGCAGCCCCACCACCACCATCACCATCTATCGGAAAGAAGGCTGTCAACCCGATGACTTACCCAAATGCGTCACGGGTGTACCCGCAGGCTATACCAAGATCGCCACCGTATCCAGCACAGCCACCACCTATACCGATACCACCACCCTCAAACGAGGAGTTAGCTACGGCTATCGACTGGTAGCCGCCTTTTCCGATCCCAATGGGGGAATCAACGGGGGAGTCAGTCTGTCCTCCAACAAAGCCTGTCTGGAACTGCCACTCCTGGCCCCGGTGATCACCCAGGTCACCGTCGATTCGACCAACACCACCACCGGCCAAATCACCGTCCGATGGACCCGGCCCATCGGACTCAACCCCGGTGATCTGGGCGCCCCCTACCAGTATCGACTCCAACGAGCTACCGGACTCACCGGCACCACCTATACCACCATCGCCACCATCAATACCAACCTGAGCCCAACCGCTCCTGATACTCTGTTCGTCGACAAAGGCAACTCCACCTCCATCCTCAACACCACGGCCAATGCCTACCGCTACCGGCTCGAGTTCTACTACACAGCCGCCAACGGTACGCTGACCCAACTCGATGTCACCGATGCGGCTTCCTCCGTCAGACTGGCGGCTACCCCCGCCAACCGGCAGATCGTTCTGAGCTGGCAGGCCAACACCCCCTGGTCCAACGATGGAAAAATCCATGATGTCTACCGATCCCGATCAGGACCCAATGGTCCTTTCAACAAGATTCGGGAAGTCAGTGTCACTACCTCTCCTTACTCCTTCACCGATGATGGGTCGGACACCTTCACCGCCGATGGCAACACCTCTCGGATTCTCTCGGCGGACTCCTCCTACTGTTATCGGGTGATGACCCGGGGCCAGTACACCGACACCCAACTCAGCCGACTGGGCCCGCTGACAAACTATAGTCAGATTCTGTGTGCCACGCCCGCCGACACCACCAAACCCTGCCCACCTGTTCTGCAAGTAGATAGTCTCAACTGTGCCAGTTTGAGTCCTGAGAGTCTGTGTGATCAGAGCAGCCTCACCAACAAGCTGGCCTGGACGCCCGGCACGGGCCCTACCTGCGATCCCAACATTGCCAGTTACAAGATCTACTATGGCCGCTACCGCACCGACACCCTGGGGGTGTTGACCAGTGTAGATGCCCCTACTCAGAAATATGACCACAGTGGGCTGTCGACCGTAGCGGGCTGCTATTATGTGACAGCGGTTAGCAAGCGAGGTTTGGAGAGTACGCCCTCCAACAAGGTGTGTGTGGATGCCTGCCCGAGCTTTGTGCTGCCCAATGTGTTCACTCCCAATGGGGATGGCAAGAATGATGTGTTCCAGCCGCTGCACTGCCCCCGGTTTGTGAGCAACGTCAGTTTTGTGGTCTACAATCGATGGGGAGCCAAGCTCTATGAGACCAGTGGTCCGACATTGGCCTGGGATGGCAAGAGTCTGGACGGGGTCGATTTGCCGACGGGTTTGTATTATTACCAGGCCACGGTGAGTTATGCCATGCTGGACAGGAACTCTCCGCCCCAGATTATCAAGGGGTGGGTGCAGATTCTAAGAGAAGGCGTTTCGGCCAGATAA
- a CDS encoding T9SS type B sorting domain-containing protein, with protein MRFVYTLGVIGLFLGAVLWPTISHATHVRAGEITTKRISTTSLTYKVTFTAYYDETPAGKAAANQAEPYTICFGDGSTLEVRRSSRIYINGNTSSIDSYTAVHTYPGPGVYTIGITVPNRNLNTKNLPAPSDNIRFFVSTTILINGSLLTNSTPVMLNPPLDSGRVGQKFCHNPAAFDADGDSLAYRLSVPKTSTTDNGCSGPAIPGYQDPTRFSTSSEAGGTPTFTINPITGELCWDAPGQAGQYNFAFIIEEWRNGVLIGEITRDMQIFVVDSPNKRPIIQPIPDLCAEAGTLITQPVTATDPDGNRVIITGFGGVFNVGADGAALAPGELISPAYARLINGGLTQAQPATATFSWQTSCVHVRQAPYDVTFKVTDVPPKPTPALVSFQTFRIQVVGPAIKNLTAKPTATANGRAIQLTWDAYTCSSPTTTITIYRKEGCQPDDLPKCVTGVPAGYTKIATVSSTATTYTDTTTLKRGVSYGYRLVAAFSDPNGGINGGVSLSSNKACLELPLLAPVITQVTVDSTNTTTGQITVKWTRPIGLNPGDLGAPYQYRLQRATGLTGTTYTTIATINTNLSPTAPDTLFVDKGNSTSILNTTANAYRYRLEFYYTAANGTLTQLDVTDAASSVRLAATPANRQIVLSWQANTPWSNDGKIHDVYRSRSGPNGPFNKIREVSVTTSPYSFTDDGSDTFTADGNTSRILSADSSYCYRVMTRGQYTDTQLSRLGPLINYSQIICATPADTTKPCPPVLQVDSLNCASLSPESLCDQSSFTNKLAWTPGTGPTCDPNIASYKIYYGRYRTDTLGVLTSVDAPTQKYDHSGLSTVAGCYYVTAVSKRGLESTPSNKVCVDACPSFVLPNVFTPNGDGKNDVFQPLHCPRFVANVSFVVYNRWGAKLYETSGPTLAWDGKSLDGVDLPTGLYYYQATVSYAMLDRNSPPQIIKGWVQILREGVSAR; from the coding sequence ATGCGGTTTGTTTACACACTTGGGGTAATAGGTCTATTTCTGGGGGCAGTCTTATGGCCCACTATTAGCCATGCTACGCACGTACGGGCAGGCGAGATTACCACCAAACGAATTTCCACAACCTCACTTACTTATAAAGTTACGTTTACGGCTTACTACGATGAGACGCCAGCGGGTAAGGCTGCTGCGAATCAGGCTGAGCCCTATACAATCTGTTTTGGCGATGGCTCAACGTTAGAAGTTAGGCGAAGTAGTCGTATTTACATTAATGGAAATACATCCTCTATTGACTCCTACACAGCCGTTCATACGTATCCGGGACCAGGTGTTTATACGATTGGCATAACTGTTCCAAACCGAAACCTTAATACTAAAAACCTACCGGCGCCCTCCGATAATATCCGCTTTTTTGTATCAACAACGATCCTGATCAATGGATCTCTGTTGACCAACTCTACCCCCGTCATGCTCAATCCTCCCCTCGATTCGGGGCGGGTGGGCCAGAAGTTCTGTCACAATCCAGCCGCTTTCGACGCTGACGGCGATAGCCTGGCCTACCGATTGAGTGTCCCTAAAACCTCCACAACAGATAACGGCTGTTCAGGGCCTGCCATTCCGGGTTACCAGGACCCAACCCGATTTAGTACATCGAGTGAAGCCGGAGGGACGCCCACCTTTACCATCAACCCCATTACCGGGGAACTTTGCTGGGATGCTCCAGGACAGGCAGGCCAGTATAACTTCGCCTTCATCATCGAAGAATGGCGAAATGGCGTACTTATCGGCGAGATTACCCGGGATATGCAGATTTTTGTTGTGGATAGTCCCAACAAACGACCCATTATCCAGCCCATTCCCGACCTCTGCGCCGAGGCAGGCACCCTGATCACCCAACCCGTTACGGCCACCGACCCCGATGGAAACCGGGTCATTATCACTGGCTTTGGGGGCGTATTCAATGTGGGAGCGGATGGAGCGGCCTTGGCCCCCGGCGAGTTGATCTCCCCTGCCTATGCCCGACTCATCAACGGCGGACTCACCCAGGCACAACCCGCCACGGCCACCTTCAGCTGGCAAACCAGTTGTGTCCATGTACGGCAAGCCCCTTACGATGTGACCTTCAAAGTGACCGATGTACCCCCTAAACCGACCCCCGCGCTGGTCTCCTTCCAGACCTTCCGAATTCAGGTGGTGGGACCTGCCATCAAGAACTTAACCGCTAAACCAACCGCCACTGCCAACGGTAGAGCTATCCAGCTCACCTGGGATGCCTACACCTGTAGCAGCCCCACCACCACCATCACCATCTATCGGAAAGAAGGCTGTCAACCCGATGACTTACCCAAATGCGTCACGGGTGTACCCGCAGGCTATACCAAGATCGCCACCGTATCCAGCACAGCCACCACCTATACCGATACCACCACCCTCAAACGAGGAGTTAGCTACGGCTATCGACTGGTAGCCGCCTTTTCCGATCCCAATGGGGGGATCAACGGAGGGGTCAGTCTGTCCTCCAACAAAGCCTGTCTGGAACTGCCACTCCTGGCACCGGTGATCACCCAGGTCACCGTCGATTCGACCAACACCACCACCGGCCAAATCACCGTCAAATGGACCAGACCCATCGGACTCAACCCCGGTGATCTGGGCGCCCCCTACCAGTATCGACTCCAACGAGCTACCGGACTCACCGGCACCACCTATACCACCATCGCCACCATCAATACCAACCTGAGCCCAACCGCTCCCGATACTCTGTTCGTCGACAAAGGCAACTCCACCTCCATCCTCAACACCACGGCCAATGCCTACCGCTACCGGCTCGAGTTCTACTACACAGCCGCCAACGGTACGCTGACCCAACTCGATGTCACCGATGCGGCTTCCTCCGTCAGACTGGCGGCTACCCCCGCCAACCGGCAGATCGTTCTGAGCTGGCAGGCCAACACCCCCTGGTCCAACGATGGAAAAATCCATGATGTCTACCGATCCCGATCAGGACCCAATGGTCCCTTCAACAAGATTCGGGAAGTCAGTGTCACTACCTCTCCTTACTCCTTCACCGATGATGGGTCGGACACCTTCACCGCCGATGGCAACACCTCTCGGATTCTCTCGGCTGACTCCTCCTACTGCTATCGGGTGATGACCCGGGGCCAGTACACCGACACCCAACTCAGCCGACTGGGGCCACTGATCAACTACAGTCAGATCATCTGTGCCACCCCCGCCGACACCACCAAACCCTGTCCACCTGTTCTGCAAGTAGATAGTCTCAACTGTGCCAGTCTGAGTCCTGAGAGTCTGTGTGATCAGAGCAGCTTCACCAACAAACTGGCCTGGACACCCGGCACGGGCCCTACCTGCGATCCCAACATTGCCAGTTACAAGATCTACTATGGTCGTTACCGCACTGACACCCTGGGGGTGTTGACCAGTGTAGATGCCCCTACTCAGAAATATGACCACAGTGGGCTGTCGACCGTAGCGGGCTGCTATTACGTGACAGCCGTCAGCAAGCGGGGCCTGGAGAGTACCCCTTCCAACAAGGTGTGTGTGGATGCCTGCCCGAGCTTTGTGCTGCCCAATGTGTTCACTCCCAATGGGGATGGCAAGAATGATGTGTTCCAGCCGCTGCACTGCCCCCGATTTGTGGCTAACGTCAGTTTTGTGGTCTACAATCGATGGGGGGCCAAGCTCTATGAGACCAGTGGTCCGACATTGGCCTGGGATGGCAAGAGTCTGGATGGGGTTGATTTACCGACGGGTTTGTATTATTACCAGGCCACGGTAAGTTATGCCATGCTGGACAGGAACTCCCCTCCTCAGATCATCAAGGGGTGGGTGCAGATTCTAAGAGAAGGCGTTTCTGCCAGATAG